The Papaver somniferum cultivar HN1 chromosome 6, ASM357369v1, whole genome shotgun sequence genome segment ATGCACAATGGTACATGGAAAAGTATATAACAAGTTTGTACATGGAAAAGtatataacaagtttaatcaagGAAGTGAGAGCTTGGGTAAGGTCTGATTGCCGGCCATAAACATGTTCCATGATCTGAATTATAAAGTCTAAATAAGGTTCtaaaaaacaaaagcaaaagcATGAAGTAAATTACAGCTGCAAAAGTTCATGGACTAACATGTGAAGAAGTTCAATATCAGCAAAATCAGGGTTTGTTTTGTAGATCGTAGATGCTTGTTCTGTACATGAAAATGCATCACTGCCGACTATACTTGTCGATCAAACCTGCTACTTAGATTTCGATAACGAAAAACTAAAAAGACAGTGCCTATCATGGTCACAGGTAACATGGAGGTTGTAACATGGAGCTGCCTAGTTAAGTAGTTAGTGCCCAATGGACCAGGAGAATCTTACATTtagtttaagaaaataaaaatgccCAGTGGCAAATGATACGACACACCTGGGATTAAATCGCATCAGAATAGAAATCCTTGGATGGGTCTGTTTGCTTGGTTGCTTGCCCTGCTTGTTTACGAATAGCTTGCGATGATTAGTTGTGTCCCTTACTTCCTTTACTTGTCCATGTGCCAGATTCTAGCAGATAGATTCTTCTCTGCCTTTCAGTGATATCTTGCTTAATGCCTGTGCCTGAGTATTAGGATGTTCTTGCTCCCTTTCATAAATCCTAGGGTTAAGCGATACTAAACTCACCAAGTAAGTTTCCACACTGCAATTTTGTCCCAAAAAGTCACGGATCTTGGAGACTTTAGATTTTTCGGGAACCGGTACCAGGTCATATGTAACCAAATTAGTATAGTACAAATATTTTCTCTTAACAGCGAATAAAACTTCATCATTCTTGAATTCCCATACAAACTTACTATTGTAATAATCTACATGACCGTGAGCATCCATTAAATCTTTAACTGGGATCTGCCCAACATACAATTTATTCCAGGATTCTCTCGTTTTGCAATCATTCATCACCCAAACTTCATAAGTATGATAATGATCATATACTATTAAACAAAGGCATCCTCCTAAAACACCCAACGTCTTGACCCTATTATGACTTTCATGATGATTAAACTCTTCAACAATTTGTGTACTAATTGGAACCTCCCTGAAATTATCGCCTCCACTATCAAAAGAAACAATACATTTAGAATTTCCACTAAAATCAGAATTGACTGGATCTCGGCATGCTATCCACTGAGGGGCTCCGTTAATAACTGTTGCAGCTTTATGATAACCAGCATCTAGCTTATAGGGAATGATGTCGGGTAAGGTTTTCCACGAATCCAATCCTAATGTATATACCTGAACTTCAGAACCATAACAAACTGGTAAAGGAGTCATAGCAGAGACTGGAACAACTTTCACAATCTTGTAATTATCGGTATTGCAATTATGACCAAGCCCGTATATGACTGCGGCTTTTTTACGGATTAATTTCATATTGTAAGCTGGTCCATGCTTGACATTTAGAATTGATATTTCCTTGAATTCTTTGGTAGATGGGTTACAAAGACAAAGGCTCTCCTCCAAATCAGCTACAGACGCGTGCATATCTTTAAGGATACTCAGCAAAATCAAGCCATTGTAAGAACCACGAGTTTCGATCCCTAAATATGGATACTTGACCAATTGAGATTTGAATGGAGAATCCATTTGTAAATAACTACCATCAAATGCTGATGATGATGTGCTTTCTCTTAATAGCAAATTAAAATTAATTGAATTTGATATTGAGAAACAATTAAACTTCCCACTTTTCTTGTTGTGATTAAGATGTTCTTTAATAAAATGAGGGTCTTTGAACTTACTTTCCCAGTCTTTGCAAATGCATCGGAATCCTCATATCGTATTTACCGGTAACCTTGAAAGAATCTCATCCATAACACCGTCGGGGAACACGCTCGACATTTTTAAAGCGCAAATTCAACGATTTGTTCTTATTctgaaaaaataaatcaaatgttAAAACAGAAAAGGAAACCGTTACTGCAATTTGGATGAATATCAACTATCAACATCCAAACTTGCCACTCAACATTCATTTCTAGAAATTGATAATGAGTTACTGTAATTTACAACAACGGACTCAAAACAAGCACTTTACAGAtaggaaatattaataaaataacctAACTAAGATGATATGCCAGCTGACAGTTAAGTGTATGCTTTTGTTACACTCTCGTTATACAAAAGACTATTTCATAGACAGATAACAGAACGGAGTAGCAAAAAAAACAGAAAACGAGTAAATGGTATCAAATTATGATCAGTGATGGATGAATATGCTTTAGGTGGTAGTATTTTACGCATGCAAATCTTTATATGGACTTGAAATTGTATTTGCTAACAAGTTGAAATACAGTAGAAACTTCATAAAATATGAAAGACCCGGTCATATTATTTGTAAACTGAAACCCAAAAACTGTTGCTAGATGGGATTCTTTGTGCAAACCACCATGAGAGGGTGTTGTGATCGGCAATCTAAGATTTCACTGACTAGTAACTCCTACACATGGAAAATGGAACTAGAACCAAACCAACACTAGAATCAAGTCTTGGAACCAAAAGTAGTAGTTGCGGAAACTCGCTATACATACAAGGGCAAAACGCAACAAGCAGAGGTGTCGGCTATCAATACC includes the following:
- the LOC113291427 gene encoding F-box protein At4g22390-like translates to MDSPFKSQLVKYPYLGIETRGSYNGLILLSILKDMHASVADLEESLCLCNPSTKEFKEISILNVKHGPAYNMKLIRKKAAVIYGLGHNCNTDNYKIVKVVPVSAMTPLPVCYGSEVQVYTLGLDSWKTLPDIIPYKLDAGYHKAATVINGAPQWIACRDPVNSDFSGNSKCIVSFDSGGDNFREVPISTQIVEEFNHHESHNRVKTLGVLGGCLCLIVYDHYHTYEVWVMNDCKTRESWNKLYVGQIPVKDLMDAHGHVDYYNSKFVWEFKNDEVLFAVKRKYLYYTNLVTYDLVPVPEKSKVSKIRDFLGQNCSVETYLVSLVSLNPRIYEREQEHPNTQAQALSKISLKGREESIC